A single Bacillus sp. OxB-1 DNA region contains:
- a CDS encoding cysteine-rich CWC family protein has translation MKTIVEVCPICGKGNNCCNGKEKSLGDCWCTQESFPQEIFDEVPADQLRKTCICQDCLDSFKSRAPVK, from the coding sequence GTGAAAACAATCGTGGAAGTTTGCCCGATTTGCGGGAAAGGGAATAATTGTTGTAACGGAAAAGAAAAGTCTTTGGGAGATTGCTGGTGTACGCAGGAATCCTTTCCACAAGAGATTTTCGATGAAGTGCCCGCCGATCAACTTCGGAAAACATGCATTTGCCAAGATTGCCTGGATTCATTCA
- a CDS encoding DUF1801 domain-containing protein — MYELKTKETDDSVIEFIEQVDHPKKREDAYRLLDIFTETTGYEPKLWGPSIIGFGSYHYIYKTGHEGDAPLVGFSPRKAKISLYFATGDPEREALLAKFGKHTSGKACVYINKVDDIDVEVLKELITQSVEFLQELYPGEPFGESEDGDSVQ; from the coding sequence ATGTACGAATTAAAAACAAAAGAGACGGACGACAGCGTCATCGAATTCATTGAACAGGTGGATCACCCGAAGAAACGGGAAGATGCGTATCGCCTTCTCGATATTTTCACCGAAACGACAGGCTATGAGCCGAAATTATGGGGGCCGAGCATCATCGGTTTCGGATCGTATCATTATATCTACAAAACAGGCCATGAAGGGGACGCCCCGTTAGTCGGCTTCTCTCCACGGAAAGCGAAAATCAGCCTATACTTTGCAACCGGCGATCCGGAACGGGAAGCGCTGCTTGCCAAATTCGGCAAGCATACGTCAGGAAAAGCCTGTGTCTATATCAATAAGGTCGATGACATCGACGTGGAAGTTTTGAAGGAATTAATCACCCAGTCGGTCGAGTTCCTGCAGGAGTTGTATCCAGGAGAACCGTTTGGCGAATCTGAAGATGGCGACAGCGTCCAGTGA